In Candidatus Eisenbacteria bacterium, the genomic stretch CCGCCTGCGCGCTCGTGCCCTCCCTGCCCGGCACGGACGCCCTCGCGGCCGGCGCCCGGGTGCAGTCGGCGTCGCCCTTCAAGCGCTACCAGGCGGCGTTGCTGCTGCGCGAACCGCTGCACGAGAAAAAGGAGCGCCGCGAACGCGAGAAGGCGCTGCGCGAGCTGGCGCGCGAGATGAAACGCCACGGCCGCACCGCCATCGTCCGGCGCGGCCAGCGCGACAAGCCCGAGGTGAAGGACGAGGACGCCCGTCTCGGACTGCGGCCCGCGCCACGGACCGTCGCGGCGGCGCGCGTGCCGGGTCCGCTGCGCGCGAGCGCGCCGCCCACGCCCAACGTGCGCGTCAACGACACGACCGGCGACGCGGCGAACGAGACGCAGAGCGAAACCTCGATCGCGGCGTGGGGCGACTACATGGTCGCGGCATGGAACGACAGCAAGGGCTGGCCGTCCGAGCAGGCGCAGGGCTGGGCGACTTCCACCGACGGCGGGCAGACGTGGACGGATCGCGGCACGTTGCCGACTCCGACCACGCCCTCCGGCTGGCGCTGGGCGAGCGACCCGGTCGTGAGCGTGAACCCGAACACCGGCGCCTTCTACTATGCCGGGCTGGCGGACGCCGCGGGCGGACAGAACGGAATCGGCGTGATCATGGGCCGCTTCTCGGGCGGCACGTTCACCTGGACGACGAAGGTCGCGGCGCGCGTCGAGAACGCTTCGAGCAACTTCCTCGACAAGGAGTGGCTCAGCGTGGACCCCGGCACCGGCCGGGTGCTGCTCAGCTACACCAACTTCACGTCCGGACTGGACCAGATCGAGTTCCAGTCCGCCGACAGCGTGCTGGCGGGCTGGACTTCGCCGGTGCGGATCTCGGCCGACGCCGAAGCGGGGTTCGTGCAGGCCTCGCGCGCGGTCGCCGGAGCGAACGGCGACGTGTACGTCGCCTACTACGGCATCGGCCTCGTGGACGCCGACTACGTGCGCTTCAGCCGTTCGACCAACGGCGGGGCGTCGTTCTCGGCGCCGGTGAACGCGGTGTCGTTCTTCTCCAACTACGGAACCGGCGCGCCGGGCTTCAACCGCGACAGTCCGATCCCGAACTTTCCCTCGCTCGCCGTGGACCACAGCTCGGGCCCGCATCGCGGGCGCATCTACCTCGCGTGGGCCGAGTGCCTGAACTGGTACGACGACACCGGCAACGCGGGCGCCTCGGGCGCGGCCTCCGAGGTCGAGCCCAACGAGACCGCCGCCGCCGCTTCGCCGATGGCGCCGGGCAATCTGGTTCGCGGCGCGCTCGCCTCGACGGCGGACTTCGACTACTTCCGTGTCCACCTCGACGCCGGCCAGACGATCCTCGCCTTCGCGGATTCCTCGAACATCGGGGTCACGCTGTCGCTGCGCATGTTCGCGGCCGACGGCGTGACGCGCCTGGCGTGGACCACCGCCTCCGGGTCCGACGTCGCGGCCGGCTACAAGCCGGGCTGGATCTGGACGGCGCCGGCGAGCGGGGATTACTTCCTGCGCGTCGCTTCGCAAACGGGCTCGGGCGGTTACCGGCTGCGCACGGGCCTCGCGGCGCGCGCAGGCGAGCGCGGCTCGGACCAGCGGGACGTGTTCGTCGCGCACTCCGACGATGGCGGCGCGAACTGGAGCGCGCCCGTGCGGGTGGACGACGCGCCGATCGGCCTCGACGGCTGGCTGCCCGAGGTCGCGGTCGGGCCCGACGGCGAGGTCTGGTTCGCCTGGTACGACTGGCGCGACTCGCCGGCGGCCGCGAGCGGCGGCGAATCGCAGGTCTATCTCGCGCGCTCGACCGACGGCGGCGCGAACTGGACGACGATCGGCGCGGCGAGCGACACGCTGTCGAACTGGACGGTCTGTCAGTCGGCCTTCGCGCCCAACCAGGGCGACTACATGAGCCTGTTCGCGAGCAGCTCGCGCCTGGCCGTCTGCTGGTCCGACGCGCGCGGCGGCACGCCCGACGCCTACGTGTCGGTGTGGCCGATCGGCGCCACGTCCACTCAGGTCAGTCTGGTGTCCGCGACCGCGGTGCCGGGACGCGTGGACCTCGACTGGACCGCCAATCCCCCGGACGGGTTCCGCGCGGCGCTCCACCGCACGCTCGCGGGCACGGGCTCGTGGAGCGTTCTCGACACGGTGACCGCGGCCGGCGACGGACACGTCGTGTACGCCGACACGACGGTCGCGCCCGGCGCGACCTACACCTACCGGCTGGGCGTGCTCGAGAACGGCACCGAGTACTTCCGCGGACAGGTCACGGTGCTCGTGCCCTCGGGCCTCGGCCTGGCGCTACGCGGCGTGATCCCGAACCCGACCGACGGTTCGGGCGCGCACCTCGCGTTCACGCTGCCCTACGCCGAGCCCGCCGACATCGAGATCTTCGATCTCACGGGCCGGCTCGTGGATTCGCGCCTGCTGACCGGCTACACGGCCGCTTCGCACGTGATTCCGTTCACCCTCTGGTCCTCCGCCCGATCGGGCGTCTATCTCGTTCGCATCACCCAGCGTGGGCACTCGCTCACGTCGCGGGTCAGCATCGTGAGGTGACATCCATGCGCTTCCCCCGGCCGTTCGCCCTCATCCTGTGCCTCACCCTGCTCCCCGCCGTGACGCCGCAGGCGCACGCCCGCGAACTGCTGACCCGCGTCGCGCCCGGCTCCGGCCGCCTCGCGACGCTCACCGCCCGCCCGGGCGCGACGCTGCTCGCGGTGGACCGCGCCGCGCTCGATCAGTTGCGCGGCGCCGGGAGCGGCACGCTCGCGCTGCCACTGGCCGACGGTTCGGCCGTCGAGCTGGAGCTGGAGCGCCGCGAGTTGTTCGCGCCCGGGGCGCAGGTCACCTACACCGACGGCTCCGGCCCGCATTCCTTCACGCCCGACGTCGCGGTCTTCCGCGGTCGCGTGAACGGCGAGCCGGACTCGTGGGCCATGCTCACGCTCACGCGTGACGAGGTGCGCCTCACGCTCTCGCGCGGCGGCGAGCAGTTGCTGCTCATGCCGTCCGCGGCGCCGGAACCGGGCGCCGCCGGACCCACCCTGCACGTGCTCAGCCGCGAGGCGGCCGTGCTGCCGAAGCTCGCGCCGTGGGAGTGCGGCGTGGACGGCGCGAACGAGGCCGCGCTGGACCACGGCGAACCCGCCCGTCCGCGCGCGAACCCGTATTCGATCGAGCTGGATGCGCCGCGCAGGACGTTCACGATCGCGGTGGACTGCGACTCCGAGATCGTCGGCAAGTTCGGCGGCAACCTGACGGCGGCCAGCAACTACATCGCGACGCTGCTCGCGACCGTCTCGCTCGTCTACGAGCGCGACCTCGAGGTGACGCTGAACGTCGGCTACCTCAACTTCTGGACGACCACCGACCCGTA encodes the following:
- a CDS encoding T9SS type A sorting domain-containing protein, producing MLRHPRLLALLAACALVPSLPGTDALAAGARVQSASPFKRYQAALLLREPLHEKKERREREKALRELAREMKRHGRTAIVRRGQRDKPEVKDEDARLGLRPAPRTVAAARVPGPLRASAPPTPNVRVNDTTGDAANETQSETSIAAWGDYMVAAWNDSKGWPSEQAQGWATSTDGGQTWTDRGTLPTPTTPSGWRWASDPVVSVNPNTGAFYYAGLADAAGGQNGIGVIMGRFSGGTFTWTTKVAARVENASSNFLDKEWLSVDPGTGRVLLSYTNFTSGLDQIEFQSADSVLAGWTSPVRISADAEAGFVQASRAVAGANGDVYVAYYGIGLVDADYVRFSRSTNGGASFSAPVNAVSFFSNYGTGAPGFNRDSPIPNFPSLAVDHSSGPHRGRIYLAWAECLNWYDDTGNAGASGAASEVEPNETAAAASPMAPGNLVRGALASTADFDYFRVHLDAGQTILAFADSSNIGVTLSLRMFAADGVTRLAWTTASGSDVAAGYKPGWIWTAPASGDYFLRVASQTGSGGYRLRTGLAARAGERGSDQRDVFVAHSDDGGANWSAPVRVDDAPIGLDGWLPEVAVGPDGEVWFAWYDWRDSPAAASGGESQVYLARSTDGGANWTTIGAASDTLSNWTVCQSAFAPNQGDYMSLFASSSRLAVCWSDARGGTPDAYVSVWPIGATSTQVSLVSATAVPGRVDLDWTANPPDGFRAALHRTLAGTGSWSVLDTVTAAGDGHVVYADTTVAPGATYTYRLGVLENGTEYFRGQVTVLVPSGLGLALRGVIPNPTDGSGAHLAFTLPYAEPADIEIFDLTGRLVDSRLLTGYTAASHVIPFTLWSSARSGVYLVRITQRGHSLTSRVSIVR